The Devosia sp. A16 genome includes a window with the following:
- a CDS encoding carbohydrate ABC transporter permease, protein MADPALKLRRGFTLGARHLAYAVIAFIFVLPLWWAIVSSLRPNTEVFADIFPFTVNALLPSPLSFEAYTGVFERGFGLIIANTMFVAIVTMIGGMIVNGAAGFAFAVFDFKGKKIILTLIIISFMLPFEAIALPLYTVTLQLGWLDHVAALIVPSIANGLAVFLFYQFFSQVPKDYLEAARLEGVSWFNILLRIYVPLSIPTCISAGLLLFVFQWEAFLWPLLAMPSQQFKVIQVGMAAFQQQYQTIWNQLFAVSVITALIPIALLLPLQRYYVQGLAGAGIKG, encoded by the coding sequence ATGGCCGACCCCGCCCTCAAGCTCCGTCGCGGCTTCACGCTAGGCGCCAGGCACCTGGCATATGCGGTGATCGCCTTCATTTTCGTGTTGCCGCTGTGGTGGGCGATCGTTTCGTCGCTGCGGCCGAACACCGAGGTGTTCGCCGACATCTTCCCGTTCACGGTCAACGCGCTGCTGCCTTCGCCGCTGTCGTTCGAAGCCTATACGGGCGTGTTCGAGCGCGGCTTCGGGCTGATCATAGCCAACACCATGTTCGTCGCCATCGTCACCATGATCGGCGGGATGATCGTCAACGGCGCGGCCGGGTTCGCTTTCGCGGTGTTCGACTTCAAGGGCAAGAAGATCATCCTGACGCTGATCATCATCAGCTTCATGCTGCCCTTCGAGGCGATCGCGCTGCCGCTCTACACCGTCACGCTGCAGTTGGGCTGGCTCGATCACGTGGCAGCGTTGATCGTCCCCAGCATTGCCAACGGGCTGGCGGTGTTCCTGTTCTACCAGTTCTTCAGCCAGGTGCCGAAGGACTACCTCGAAGCCGCGCGGCTCGAGGGGGTCAGCTGGTTCAACATCCTCCTTCGCATCTACGTGCCGCTGTCGATCCCCACCTGCATCAGCGCCGGGCTGCTGCTGTTCGTTTTCCAGTGGGAGGCGTTCCTGTGGCCGCTTCTCGCCATGCCGAGCCAGCAGTTCAAGGTGATCCAGGTCGGCATGGCGGCATTCCAGCAGCAGTACCAGACGATCTGGAACCAGCTCTTCGCCGTCTCGGTGATCACCGCGCTCATCCCCATCGCCTTGCTGCTGCCGCTGCAGCGCTACTATGTCCAGGGCCTCGCCGGCGCGGGCATCAAAGGTTAG
- a CDS encoding ABC transporter ATP-binding protein, with amino-acid sequence MSGLALSGVKKSFGATDIIHGVDLRIEDGEFVVFVGPSGCGKSTLLRLIAGLETTSAGRIDIGAREVTELDPSQRGVAMVFQSYALYPHMSVKENIGFGLRMNGMPKAEVNKKVAEAAAILHLDELLERKPRQLSGGQRQRVAIGRAIVRNPEVFLFDEPLSNLDAELRVQMRLEIAKLHKTLGATMIYVTHDQVEAMTLADKIVVLRSGRVEQVGTPLDLYDNPDNLFVAGFIGSPRMNFLRAVAGESSNGELTVTLPDYNNATVPMTIAAPPRAGAELQLGIRPEHFDPRGKVQLRAVVDVIEHLGGASFAYARSEDEHPLTIELRDSRHTAAGSELATGFDPARAFLFDKATGQRIR; translated from the coding sequence ATGTCCGGCCTCGCTCTTTCTGGCGTCAAGAAATCGTTCGGCGCCACCGACATCATCCACGGCGTCGACCTCAGGATCGAGGACGGCGAGTTCGTCGTGTTCGTCGGTCCCTCGGGTTGCGGCAAATCCACCCTGTTGCGGTTGATCGCCGGGCTCGAGACCACCAGCGCCGGGCGGATCGATATCGGGGCGCGCGAGGTGACCGAGCTCGACCCCTCGCAGCGTGGCGTCGCCATGGTGTTCCAGTCCTACGCGCTCTACCCGCATATGAGCGTCAAAGAAAATATCGGCTTCGGGCTCCGGATGAACGGCATGCCGAAGGCCGAGGTGAACAAGAAAGTCGCCGAGGCGGCGGCGATCCTCCACCTCGATGAGTTGCTGGAGCGCAAGCCCCGGCAGCTTTCGGGCGGGCAGCGGCAGCGCGTCGCCATCGGCCGGGCGATCGTCCGCAACCCCGAAGTGTTCCTGTTCGACGAACCGCTGAGCAACCTCGACGCTGAGCTCCGGGTGCAGATGCGGCTCGAGATCGCCAAGCTGCACAAGACGCTGGGCGCGACGATGATCTACGTCACCCACGACCAGGTCGAGGCGATGACGCTGGCCGACAAGATCGTGGTGCTGCGGTCCGGGCGAGTGGAGCAGGTGGGCACGCCGCTCGATCTCTACGACAACCCGGACAACCTGTTCGTCGCCGGCTTCATCGGCTCGCCGCGGATGAATTTCCTGCGCGCCGTGGCAGGCGAAAGCAGCAATGGCGAACTGACAGTGACTTTGCCGGACTACAACAATGCCACAGTGCCGATGACGATCGCCGCGCCGCCGCGGGCGGGAGCCGAACTCCAGCTCGGCATCCGGCCGGAGCATTTCGACCCCAGGGGCAAAGTGCAGTTGAGGGCGGTGGTCGACGTGATCGAACACCTCGGCGGCGCGTCGTTCGCCTATGCGCGCTCGGAGGACGAGCATCCGCTGACCATCGAGTTGCGCGACAGCCGGCATACGGCAGCGGGCTCGGAACTGGCAACCGGGTTCGATCCAGCGCGGGCCTTCCTGTTCGACAAGGCCACGGGACAGCGGATCCGATGA
- the add gene encoding adenosine deaminase, with protein MNKLTESELRALPKVELHLHLDCSMSFASVHALDPSVTPERYRAEFLAPRKCVNLVDYFRYLAPPLALLQSRRALTISTIDLLRQLDADGVVYAEIRFAPQLHRQTGLTTEAVVETVLAALDEGRKTYPVEARLILCTLRPDDTAQGLELVRIAESYRAQGVGGVDLAGDETGYGLSEHIPVFKRAAERGLNITAHAGEAGGAEKVREVVEQLGVRRVGHGVRSIEDEAVIALLLERDVHLEVCPSCNIQIDVFDRYEDHPVDRLVQLGVSLGVNTDARGPTDLTLTQEYGRLQHVFGWDGERLRRANLAAIGRAFADDATKAAIRARLEA; from the coding sequence ATGAACAAGTTGACCGAGAGCGAACTCAGGGCGCTGCCCAAGGTCGAACTGCACCTCCATCTCGACTGCTCGATGAGCTTTGCTTCGGTGCATGCGCTCGATCCGAGCGTGACGCCCGAACGCTATCGCGCGGAGTTCCTGGCGCCCCGCAAATGCGTCAACCTCGTCGACTATTTCCGCTATCTCGCGCCGCCTTTGGCCCTGCTGCAGAGCCGGCGGGCACTGACCATCTCGACGATCGACCTGCTGCGCCAGCTCGATGCGGATGGCGTGGTCTATGCCGAGATCCGCTTCGCACCGCAATTGCACCGGCAGACCGGGCTCACGACCGAGGCCGTGGTGGAGACGGTGCTGGCGGCGCTCGACGAGGGGCGGAAGACCTACCCGGTGGAAGCGCGGTTGATCCTCTGCACCCTCAGGCCCGACGACACGGCACAGGGGCTCGAGCTGGTGCGGATCGCAGAAAGCTATCGCGCTCAAGGGGTCGGCGGCGTCGACCTCGCCGGCGACGAGACCGGCTATGGCCTGAGCGAGCACATTCCGGTCTTCAAGCGTGCCGCCGAGCGCGGGCTCAACATCACCGCCCATGCCGGCGAAGCCGGCGGCGCTGAGAAGGTGCGCGAAGTGGTCGAGCAACTGGGCGTGCGGCGCGTCGGGCACGGGGTACGCTCGATCGAGGACGAGGCGGTGATCGCGCTGCTGCTGGAGCGCGACGTGCACCTCGAAGTCTGCCCCTCGTGCAACATCCAGATCGACGTGTTCGACCGCTACGAGGATCACCCGGTGGACCGGCTGGTGCAGCTCGGCGTGTCGCTGGGCGTCAATACCGACGCGCGCGGGCCGACCGACCTGACGTTGACCCAGGAATACGGGCGGCTGCAGCATGTGTTCGGCTGGGATGGCGAGCGGCTCCGGCGGGCAAACCTCGCGGCGATCGGGCGGGCGTTTGCGGACGACGCGACCAAGGCAGCGATCCGGGCACGGCTCGAGGCTTAG
- a CDS encoding AGE family epimerase/isomerase, which yields MPATTTQPWRNRSYHRRWLLEQADGLFGFFQNRAFNPKGGFFDLDPTGKPLNAANPVRGIHSTARMVHCFVIGSLLGRPGSDPIVDHGMKFLWERHRDGKAGGYFWTVDNDGPRDGRKQGYGHAFVLLAASSAKLLGHPLADRMLADVTEILETRFWEDQHGAIAEEFNADWSPIAPYHGQNSNMHLTEALMAAFEATGQRSYLDKAERIADLIIRRKAGENGFRVAEHFDGNWQVDKGYLGDQMFRPPGTTPGHWLEWARLVLQLWALGGKQHAWMPDAAEALFKQSIVLGWDQDKGGFFYNLDWNDKPDMRDKLWWPASEGVGAAAFLCEHRPSAFHEEWYRHIWDVIASSFIDETNGGWHEQLTEDLKPSYTLFGGKGDIYHALQACLIPLYPATGSLTKGILAEVSGQ from the coding sequence ATGCCGGCGACGACCACCCAACCCTGGCGCAACCGCAGCTATCACCGGCGCTGGCTCCTGGAGCAGGCGGACGGGCTGTTCGGGTTCTTCCAGAATCGGGCCTTCAACCCCAAGGGCGGCTTTTTCGACCTCGACCCCACCGGCAAGCCGCTGAACGCCGCCAACCCGGTGCGCGGCATCCATTCGACGGCGCGCATGGTCCACTGCTTCGTCATCGGCAGCCTGCTGGGGCGGCCGGGCTCGGACCCGATCGTCGACCACGGTATGAAGTTCCTGTGGGAGCGGCATCGGGACGGCAAGGCCGGCGGCTATTTCTGGACCGTCGACAATGACGGGCCGCGCGATGGCCGCAAGCAAGGCTATGGCCATGCCTTCGTGCTGCTGGCCGCGTCGAGCGCCAAGCTGCTCGGCCATCCCCTGGCCGACAGGATGCTGGCCGATGTCACCGAAATCCTCGAGACCAGGTTCTGGGAGGACCAGCACGGCGCCATTGCCGAGGAATTCAACGCCGACTGGTCGCCGATCGCGCCATATCACGGGCAAAACTCCAACATGCACCTCACCGAAGCGCTGATGGCGGCGTTCGAGGCGACCGGGCAGCGGAGCTATCTCGACAAGGCCGAGCGCATCGCCGACCTGATCATCCGGCGCAAGGCCGGCGAAAATGGCTTCCGGGTGGCCGAGCATTTCGACGGCAACTGGCAGGTCGACAAGGGCTATCTCGGCGACCAGATGTTCCGGCCGCCCGGCACGACGCCCGGCCACTGGCTGGAATGGGCCCGCCTGGTGCTGCAACTCTGGGCGCTTGGCGGCAAGCAGCACGCCTGGATGCCGGATGCCGCGGAGGCGCTGTTCAAGCAGTCGATCGTTCTCGGCTGGGACCAGGACAAGGGCGGCTTCTTCTACAACCTCGACTGGAACGACAAGCCGGACATGCGCGACAAGCTGTGGTGGCCGGCCTCCGAAGGCGTCGGCGCCGCGGCATTCCTCTGCGAGCACCGGCCGAGCGCTTTCCACGAGGAGTGGTACCGCCATATCTGGGATGTGATCGCCAGCTCGTTCATCGACGAAACCAATGGCGGCTGGCACGAGCAACTGACCGAGGACCTGAAGCCGAGCTACACGCTGTTCGGCGGCAAGGGCGACATCTACCACGCGCTGCAGGCCTGCCTGATCCCGCTCTATCCGGCGACCGGGAGCCTGACCAAGGGGATCCTGGCGGAGGTTTCGGGACAATAG